The sequence below is a genomic window from Streptomyces sp. NBC_00289.
TCGTGTGAGAAGTCGTCACGGGTGAGCGGCTGGACCAGGTCGCGGGCCAGCGGACCCCAGACGCCGATGCAGCAGGTGCCCGAGGTGATGTCCCTGATCTGCACTCCCTCCGGTGCGTGCCGGGTGAGCCAGTCGAGGTCGGCCGGGGAGTTCGCGCCCACCTGGAAGCGGTCGGGGGCGAGGCGGGCCACGGTGAGGTCGGAACGGACGCCGCCCGTCTCGTCGAGCAGCAGGGTGTAGGTGACGGCGCCGGGCTTCTTGCGGAGGTTGTTGGTCGTCATGCGGGACAGGAAGTCGAGGGCGCCGGGGCCGGTGACCTCGAGACGCCGCAGGGGGGTCATGTCGTACAGGGCCACCTTCTCGCGGGTGGCCTTCGCCTCCGCGGCCGCGATGGGCGACCAGTAGCGGGCGGACCAGGCGTCGCGCTCGGGCAGCGGGTCCATGGCGTCGACGAGGGGAGCGTTGGCCTCGTACCAGTGCGGCCGCTCCCAGCCGCCGCCCTCGAGGAAACGCGCGCCGAGCTGCTGCTGGCGGGCGTAGAAGGGGCTGACGCGGAGGGGGCGGGGCTGCTCCATCGGCTGGAGCGGGTGCAGAACGTCGTACACCTCCACGAACTGCTGTGAACCGCGTTCACGGACGAACGACGGTGAACGCTGCGCATCCTCGAAGCGCGTGAGGTCGCACTCGTGCAGGTCGAGGGACGGGCGCCCGTCGACCATCCACTCGGCGACGGCCTTGGCGACACCCGCGGAGTGGGTGACCCAGACGGCCTCGGCCAGCCAGAAGCCGCGCAGCTGTCGCGTCTCGCCGAGGACCGGCATGCCGTCCGGGGTGAAGGAGAAGACGCCGTTGAAGCCCTCCTCGACCTCCGTCTCGCGCAGGGCCGGGATCAGCCGGCGGCAGTCGTCCCAGCTCGGGGCCCAGTCCTCCGTGGTGAAGGGGAACGAGGACGGCATGTCCATGTTCCGGGCGCGGGCCTCGTCGTAGGGCAGGATCGCGAACGGGTCGACGGGCAGGGGGCGATGGGCGTAGGAGCCGATGCCGATGCGGTCGGTGTGCTCGCGGAAGTAGAGGTCGCGGTCCTGGAAGCGGAGGATGGGCCTGGTGGCCTCCGCCTCGTGGTCCTGGAGGTCGGCGAGCGGCCTCGTCCTCGCGTACTGGTGCGCGAGCGGTTGCAGGGGGACGTCGACACCGGCCATGCGGCCGATGACCGGGCCCCAGAAGCCGGCCGCGGAGACCACGTGGTCGGCCGGGAAGACGCCCTGGTCGGTGACGACCGCGGTGACGCGGCCGTTCTCCTTCTCGATGCCGGTGACCGTGTGGCGGTCCAGGAAGAGGGCGCCCCTCCCGGAGGCCCGTTCCAGCTGGGCACGGGCCGCGAGCAGGGCGCGGGCCAGGCCGTCGTCGGGGGTGTGGAAGCCGCCGAGGACCACCGACTCGTCGATGAGCGGCCACAGTTCCTTGCAGCGGGCGGGGCTGACGACCTCACCGCGGATGCCCCAGGCGGCGGCGTAACCGGCCTTGCGGTGCAGATCGGTGAGGCGTTCCTGGGTGGTGGCGAGCTCCAGGCCGCCGACCTGGTTGAAGCACGGGATGCCGTCGGCGCGCAGGGAGGCGAACTTCTCGACCGTGTACCGGGCGAGTGCCGTGAGCGTCCTGGAGGGGCTGGTCTGGAAGACGAGACCGGGCGCGTGCGAGGTGGAGCCGCCCGGGGCGGGCAGCGGGCCCTGTTCGAGGACGGTGACGTCGGTCCAGCCGCGGGCGGTCAGCTCGTCGGCGAGGGAGCAGCCGACTATGCCGGCGCCGATGATGACGACCTGCGGACCGTTCGGGCGGGTTTCGGGCGTGCTGGACATGCCCCTCCTTGCCGGGGTGGGGAGCGAACGCGCTGGGGGAGTGCTCAGAGGGCGGGGACGTGGGGCCGTTCGTCGGCGATCGTCGTGTCCCTGCCGTGTCCGGTGCGCACGACCGTGTCCCCGGGCAGGGTGAGCAGTCGGTCGCGGATGGACGTCTCGATGGTGGGACGGTCGGAGTAGGAGCGGCCGGTCGCGCCCGGGCCGCCGTGGAAGAGGGTGTCGCCGGTGAAGACCGTGTTCAGGAACGGGGCGTGGAGCGAGCAACTGCCCCAGGTGTGACCCGGATTGTGGATGACGTGGAGCTCGATCCCGGCGACCGTGAGGATCCGGCCGTCGGTCAGTTCCCCGTCCGGCTTTCGGGTGGGGTGGGTGTGCGACCACAGCTCGTTGTCGTTGGCGTGCAGGAGGACGGGGGCGCCGGTCAGGCGGGAGAGTTCGGGCGCCGCGTCGATGTGGTCGTCGTGCCCGTGGGTGCAGGCGATCGCGGTGACGTGCCGTCCTGCGATCGCGTCGTGGATCGTGCGGGCGTCGTGCGCGGCGTCGATGACCAGCACCTCCTCGTCGTCGCCGACGAGCCAGACGTTGTTGTCCACGTCGAAGGTCTCGCCGTCGAGGCTGAAGGTGCCGGAGGTGACGACCTGGTCGACCCGTACGGCTCCCCGGGCGCTCACAGGACCACCACCGAGCGCAGCACCTCACCCCGGTGCATCTTGGCGAAAGCCTCCTCGACCTGGTCGAGGGCGATCGTCTCGGTCACGAACGCGTTGAGGTCCAGCAGTCCGTACAGGTACTGGTCGATCAGGTACGGGAAGTCCCGGCTCGGCAGGCAGTCTCCGTACCAGCTCGCCTTGATGGCGCCGCCGCGCGAGAACACGTCGATCAGCGGGAGCTCGACCTTCATCTCGGGGGAGGGGACGCCGACCTGGACGAGCGTGCCCGCGTGGTCGCGCATGGCGAAGGCCTGCAGGAACGTCTCCGGCCTGCCCACCGCGTCGATCGCGATGTCGACACCGAAACCGTCGGTGAGGGCGCGGACGGCCTCGATCGGATCGGTGCCCCGGGAGTTGACGGTGTGCGTGGCGCCGAACTTCTCGGCCTGGTCGAGTTTCTTGTCGTCGATGTCGATGGCGATGACCTTCATGGCGCCGTTCAGGCAGGCACCCGCGATGGCCGCGTTGCCGACGCCGCCGCAGCCGATGACGGCGACCGAGTCGCCGCGGCCCACGTTGCCGGTGTTCACGGCGGCGCCGTAGCCGGCCATCACGCCGCAGCCGATGAGACCGGCGGCCTCGGGGCGGGCGGCCGGGTCGATCTTCACGGCCTGACCGGCCGCGACCAGCGTCTTCTCGGCGAACGCGCCGATACCGAGGGCGTTGGTGAGCGGGGTGCCGTCGAGCAGGGTCATCGGCTGGGTGGCGTTGCGGGAGTCGAAGCAGTACCAGGGGCGGCCGCGGCGACAGGAGCGACACGAACCGCAGGGCGCGCGCCAGGCGAGGACCACGTAGTCGCCGGGCTCCAGGTCGGTGACGCCGTCGCCGACCGCCTCGATCGTGCCCGCCGCCTCATGGCCGAGGAGGAACGGGAAGTCGTCCGTGATCGCGCCCTCCCGGTAGTGCAGGTCCGTGTGGCAGACCCCGCAGGCCTGAACGGTGACGAGCACCTCTCCGGGCCCCGGGTCGGGAACGACGATCGTCTGCACCTCGACGGGTGCGCCCTTCTTGACAGCGACTACGGCACGGACCTCGTGTGGCACGACAAGCTCCTCTGCTGTTGCGCAATGCACGATGGGTTGCGCGATGAGGAACATACTGAGAACGGGATCGAGCGGCCGTCAAGAGGTGCGAGTTAACCCTTGGCAAAAGGAACGGGACGGACGAAACCTGCCGGACACACGACGGCGCGGGACCAGGAGGGTTCCCGGTCCCGCGCCGCGGCCGCGCGACGGATCGTGTCCGCCCGGAGGTCCGTCAGAAGCCGTAGCCCATCCGCCGCGACAGTTCGGCCCCGGCCGCCACCGTGCGCTTGGCCACCTCCGGCAGCCGGTCGCCGTTGAGGCGGTACACCGGCCCCGAGACGCTGATCGCGGCGATGACCTTGCCGTCGTGCGCCCGGATCGGGGTGGCCACCGCGGCCAGTCCCAGTTCCAGCTCCTCGATGGTGAGGCCGTAGCCCTGCTCCACCACCGCCTCCAGTTCGCCGCGCAGCACCGACGCGCCGGTGATGGTGCGCTCCGTGAAGCGGGGCAGGGCGCGGGCCAGCAGGCCCTCGCGCAGGGTGGGCGGCATGTGCGCGAGCAGCACCTTGCCGCTGGAGGTGGCGTGCAGCGGAGTACGTCTGCCCAGCCAGTTCTGCGCGGTCACCGAGGCGGTGCCGCGGGCCTGCATGATGTTGACCGCCGCGTCGTCGTCCAGGACCGCGATGTTGACCGTCTCGCCCAGCTCGTCGGCGAGTTCCCGGCAGACCGGGACACCCTCCTGCGAGATGTCCAGGCGCACCGCGGCCGCTCCCGCCAGGCGCAGGACGCCGGCCCCCAGGTAGTACTTGCCGCGGTCCTTGGCCTGGGCCACCAGACCGCGGTTCTCCAGAACGCCCAGCAGGCGGAACGCGGTGGACTTGTGCACGTCCAGCTCGTCGGCGATCTCCGTGACACCCGCCTCGCCGTGCCGGGCCAGGATCTCCAGCACGCTCACGGCACGGTCCACCGACTGCACGGCGCTCGCCGCGCCCCGGCCGTTGTGCTGCGCCGCGGTCCCGGGCTTCTCCGGCTTCCCGGACCCCTTCGGCTCCGCCGGCTCCACGGCCTGCTCCTCACCACGGTCGGACTGCTTCTGTGTGCGGGTCATGGCTCGACTCTCACCACCTGTCGGCCCGGTTTGGGCCGCATCTGCGGGAAACCCTTGACGCGACGGTCGTCCCGCCCGGATTCTGTTGCGCATAGCGCTTGCTCATGCGCCATACGAAACATCATGTTACCGAAGGGTCCGGCTCCGGGAAGGGCTGCGAAGCCCCGAACAGGACCGGACGTCCGGACCAACGGCGGTCCGATACTCCCTGAACGACCCTGACTGCTTGGACCGAGTCGGTTCCGGACCGCGCGTGCCGGACCGAGAGGGGGGCCCATGATTCCCGTCTGCCGCCTCGAAGACCTCCCCGAGGGTGAGTCCGTCCGTCTGGAGACGACGCCACCCGTCGCCGTGTTCCGGACCGACGACGGCGAGTTGTACGCCATCGACGACACCTGCACCCATCAGGACGCCTCTCTCTCCGAGGGGTGGCTGGAGGGCTGTCTGGTCGAATGCCCGCTGCACGCCGCCTCATTCGACCTTCGCACGGGCCGGCCCACCTGCCTTCCGGCCCGCCGCGCCGTCCGCACCCATCGCGTCACCGTCGAGGACGGCGTCGTCCACGTCCACCTCGACGCGCAGGAGGGGACCGCCGCATGAACGCCCCGAACGTGTGGCGCACGACGGCCCGCCGGTCCGCCTGCCCGGGGCGAGCGGCCGGTGCGGCCCGTCCCAGCCCCGTGACACGCATCGCCGCGGAGCCGACCCGCACGGCGGGCGGGCTCCGCACCGCGCGCGTGGCCCGACGGGTTCGTACGGAGGGCACGGAGGGGGCCGCGTCCACGGCATGCGCCGCCTGCACGGGATGCGTCGCCTGCACGGCGTGCGTCGCCTGCACGGCGTGCGTCGCCCGCGCAGCAAGCGCCGCACCGACGGCGACGTCCGCCCCCACGCCGACCCCCGAGAGGAGCCGTTCCGCATGAGGACCGTGACCGTCGTCGGCGCCT
It includes:
- a CDS encoding FAD-dependent oxidoreductase, giving the protein MSSTPETRPNGPQVVIIGAGIVGCSLADELTARGWTDVTVLEQGPLPAPGGSTSHAPGLVFQTSPSRTLTALARYTVEKFASLRADGIPCFNQVGGLELATTQERLTDLHRKAGYAAAWGIRGEVVSPARCKELWPLIDESVVLGGFHTPDDGLARALLAARAQLERASGRGALFLDRHTVTGIEKENGRVTAVVTDQGVFPADHVVSAAGFWGPVIGRMAGVDVPLQPLAHQYARTRPLADLQDHEAEATRPILRFQDRDLYFREHTDRIGIGSYAHRPLPVDPFAILPYDEARARNMDMPSSFPFTTEDWAPSWDDCRRLIPALRETEVEEGFNGVFSFTPDGMPVLGETRQLRGFWLAEAVWVTHSAGVAKAVAEWMVDGRPSLDLHECDLTRFEDAQRSPSFVRERGSQQFVEVYDVLHPLQPMEQPRPLRVSPFYARQQQLGARFLEGGGWERPHWYEANAPLVDAMDPLPERDAWSARYWSPIAAAEAKATREKVALYDMTPLRRLEVTGPGALDFLSRMTTNNLRKKPGAVTYTLLLDETGGVRSDLTVARLAPDRFQVGANSPADLDWLTRHAPEGVQIRDITSGTCCIGVWGPLARDLVQPLTRDDFSHEGFGYFRAKQTHLGHVPVTAMRLSYVGELGWELYTTADLGLRLWDTLWEAGSDLGVVAAGRSAFNSLRLEKGYRAWGVDMTDEHNPYEAGIGFAVRTDKEFLGRAALEDAPVTRRLTPLLLDEPAAVVLGKEPVYVDGAPAGYVTSASYGYTLGRCVAYAWLPAGLTTGTGVHIEYFGEKVPATVAEEPLFDPKMTRIRR
- a CDS encoding MBL fold metallo-hydrolase, with protein sequence MSARGAVRVDQVVTSGTFSLDGETFDVDNNVWLVGDDEEVLVIDAAHDARTIHDAIAGRHVTAIACTHGHDDHIDAAPELSRLTGAPVLLHANDNELWSHTHPTRKPDGELTDGRILTVAGIELHVIHNPGHTWGSCSLHAPFLNTVFTGDTLFHGGPGATGRSYSDRPTIETSIRDRLLTLPGDTVVRTGHGRDTTIADERPHVPAL
- a CDS encoding S-(hydroxymethyl)mycothiol dehydrogenase — encoded protein: MPHEVRAVVAVKKGAPVEVQTIVVPDPGPGEVLVTVQACGVCHTDLHYREGAITDDFPFLLGHEAAGTIEAVGDGVTDLEPGDYVVLAWRAPCGSCRSCRRGRPWYCFDSRNATQPMTLLDGTPLTNALGIGAFAEKTLVAAGQAVKIDPAARPEAAGLIGCGVMAGYGAAVNTGNVGRGDSVAVIGCGGVGNAAIAGACLNGAMKVIAIDIDDKKLDQAEKFGATHTVNSRGTDPIEAVRALTDGFGVDIAIDAVGRPETFLQAFAMRDHAGTLVQVGVPSPEMKVELPLIDVFSRGGAIKASWYGDCLPSRDFPYLIDQYLYGLLDLNAFVTETIALDQVEEAFAKMHRGEVLRSVVVL
- a CDS encoding IclR family transcriptional regulator, which gives rise to MQSVDRAVSVLEILARHGEAGVTEIADELDVHKSTAFRLLGVLENRGLVAQAKDRGKYYLGAGVLRLAGAAAVRLDISQEGVPVCRELADELGETVNIAVLDDDAAVNIMQARGTASVTAQNWLGRRTPLHATSSGKVLLAHMPPTLREGLLARALPRFTERTITGASVLRGELEAVVEQGYGLTIEELELGLAAVATPIRAHDGKVIAAISVSGPVYRLNGDRLPEVAKRTVAAGAELSRRMGYGF
- a CDS encoding bifunctional 3-phenylpropionate/cinnamic acid dioxygenase ferredoxin subunit — encoded protein: MIPVCRLEDLPEGESVRLETTPPVAVFRTDDGELYAIDDTCTHQDASLSEGWLEGCLVECPLHAASFDLRTGRPTCLPARRAVRTHRVTVEDGVVHVHLDAQEGTAA